The Pseudanabaena galeata CCNP1313 genome includes a region encoding these proteins:
- a CDS encoding 50S ribosomal protein L25/general stress protein Ctc, which translates to MQLQINATTRPPANNRALRRGGQIPATVYGHKGSESISIALDAKEATTLLREATINNTMIEVNVTDGDFKGKTLLREVQNHPYKNSIYHLSFFAIEAQSKIEVDIPLHFVGVPVGVKVGGGSVDTIKNYVRVSCAPSNIPESFEIDITPLEIGKGVHVSEINYPEGVKPVTESTALVVTILKK; encoded by the coding sequence ATGCAACTACAAATTAACGCTACTACTCGTCCCCCAGCCAACAATCGCGCTCTTCGTCGCGGTGGTCAAATCCCTGCGACTGTATATGGACACAAAGGATCTGAGTCAATCTCGATCGCTCTAGATGCTAAAGAAGCAACTACCTTACTTCGCGAAGCTACGATCAATAACACAATGATCGAAGTAAATGTAACCGATGGTGATTTCAAAGGCAAAACACTATTGCGTGAAGTTCAAAATCATCCTTACAAAAACTCTATTTATCACCTTAGCTTTTTTGCGATCGAGGCTCAGTCGAAGATCGAAGTAGACATTCCTTTGCACTTCGTAGGCGTACCTGTAGGCGTAAAAGTTGGCGGTGGCTCCGTGGACACAATCAAGAATTATGTGCGTGTATCTTGCGCTCCAAGCAATATCCCTGAAAGCTTTGAAATCGATATTACCCCTCTGGAAATCGGTAAGGGTGTGCATGTTAGCGAAATTAACTACCCTGAAGGCGTTAAACCTGTAACCGAAAGCACTGCTCTCGTTGTTACCATTCTCAAGAAATAA
- the ffh gene encoding signal recognition particle protein — translation MFDEIADKFEAAWKKLRGQDKISDSNIQGAIREVRRALLEADVNLQVVKEFVEEISKQAQGADVIAGVRPDQQFIKIVYDELVRTMGEANVPLAESANAPTVILMAGLQGTGKTTATAKLALHLRKLERTTLLVATDVYRPAAIDQLLTLGKQINVPVFEMGADADPVEIARQGLAKAKELGVNTVIVDTAGRLQIDRDMMDELKRVKDAINPDEVLLVVDAMTGQEAATLTRTFHDEIGVTGAILTKMDGDTRGGAALSVRQISGQPIKFIGVGEKVEALQPFYPERMASRILGMGDVLTLVEKAQEEIDLTDAAQLQEKILSAKFDFDDFLKNTRMMKNMGSFGGMLKMLPGMKINDAQIQEAEKQLKRCESMISSMTKQERKDPDLIAKSPSRKQRIANGAGYKLQDVTKLVADFQKMRALMQQMGQGKMPNFPGMPNMGGGGFPGMGGMGNQAPSGNPVYGKKKKKKKGFGEL, via the coding sequence ATGTTTGATGAAATCGCCGATAAATTTGAGGCGGCTTGGAAAAAGTTACGCGGACAGGACAAAATCTCTGACTCCAATATCCAAGGCGCGATTCGCGAAGTACGCAGGGCGCTATTAGAGGCAGATGTCAACCTACAAGTTGTCAAAGAATTTGTCGAAGAAATCTCCAAACAGGCACAAGGCGCTGACGTGATCGCAGGGGTACGCCCCGATCAGCAATTTATCAAGATTGTCTATGACGAATTGGTAAGGACGATGGGCGAGGCAAATGTGCCACTTGCCGAATCTGCCAATGCCCCCACTGTAATTTTGATGGCAGGTTTGCAGGGTACGGGTAAAACTACTGCTACTGCCAAATTAGCTTTGCATTTACGCAAACTAGAGCGCACTACCTTACTCGTAGCCACTGACGTATATCGTCCTGCGGCGATCGACCAGTTGCTCACCCTCGGCAAGCAAATCAATGTGCCAGTCTTTGAAATGGGTGCTGATGCTGACCCTGTAGAGATTGCCCGTCAAGGATTGGCAAAGGCGAAGGAATTAGGCGTTAATACCGTGATCGTCGATACGGCGGGACGCTTGCAGATCGATCGCGACATGATGGATGAACTCAAGCGCGTCAAGGATGCGATTAATCCCGATGAAGTGCTGCTGGTTGTCGATGCGATGACAGGGCAAGAGGCGGCAACATTAACTCGTACATTCCATGATGAGATTGGGGTTACAGGCGCAATCTTGACCAAGATGGATGGCGATACTCGTGGTGGTGCAGCGCTATCGGTGCGACAAATTTCGGGACAGCCGATTAAATTTATCGGTGTCGGTGAAAAAGTTGAGGCGTTGCAACCCTTCTATCCTGAGCGTATGGCTTCGCGGATTTTGGGCATGGGCGATGTGCTGACGCTAGTTGAGAAAGCGCAAGAAGAAATTGATCTTACTGATGCCGCGCAGCTTCAAGAGAAAATTCTGAGCGCTAAGTTTGACTTTGACGACTTCCTAAAGAATACCCGCATGATGAAAAACATGGGTTCCTTCGGTGGAATGTTGAAGATGCTGCCTGGCATGAAAATCAATGATGCCCAAATCCAAGAGGCTGAAAAGCAACTCAAGCGTTGTGAATCGATGATTTCTTCGATGACTAAACAGGAGCGCAAAGATCCCGACCTAATTGCTAAAAGTCCGAGCCGCAAACAACGAATTGCGAACGGCGCTGGTTATAAACTTCAGGATGTGACTAAGCTCGTTGCAGATTTCCAAAAGATGAGAGCCTTGATGCAACAAATGGGACAAGGCAAAATGCCCAACTTCCCTGGAATGCCCAACATGGGCGGCGGCGGATTCCCTGGAATGGGTGGTATGGGCAACCAAGCCCCATCAGGTAATCCTGTTTATGGCAAGAAGAAAAAAAAGAAAAAGGGATTTGGCGAGTTGTAG
- the mutS gene encoding DNA mismatch repair protein MutS, giving the protein MAELALSSALVNRAALTPMMLHYIEMKEQYPHAVMLYRLGDFFEAFFEDAELISRELELVLTGRDGGKAIGRIAMAGIPHHALDRYANQLVEKGYSIAVCDQMEAASEAQGLVRREVTRVITPGTVIEEGMLAAKKNNFLVAIANGGENWGLAYTDISTGEFSVTQLNSTEHLIQELLRLQPAEVLIPIDVPNPQLFRGYKAEKTQAFWEGISQTKQSSLPEPYNALPESFCYTPRSQSAFALAEAKQRILDTFRVRSLEGFGCKSLPLAIRAAGGILEYLESTQKSVKMPLQGISTYAIADYLILDNQTRRNLEITQTVRDGTYYSSLLWALDKTTTGMGSRALRRWLLQPLKDINAINERLDTITELLKQHSLRKNLRSCLSQIYDIERLCSRIGAGTANGRDLIAVAVSLERMRDVADVVARSNSRYLKALQSVPSELLQLGDQLQRTLVEEPPIYITEGNIIRSGVNEQLDRLRQQSRDDVEWLATFEKQEKERTGINTLKVGFNKAFGYYISISRGKSEQAPADYIRKQTLTNEERYITPELKERETRILNSDSELKQLEYDLFVELRLLTAKHIEPMRTLAAALAAADVLCSLAEVAVTYNYCRPQITSDRAIAIHNGRHPVVEQSLPAGFFVPNSTYLGHEVQNPDCPDLIVLTGPNMSGKSIYLRQVGLIQLMAQVGSFVPAESATLGVCDRIFTRVGAVDDLATGQSTFMVEMNETANILNHAKDHSLVLLDEIGRGTSTFDGMAIAWSVAEYIANKIKARGIFATHYHELNELASLLPNVANFQVTVKELEDEIIFLHQVQEGGADRSYGIEVGRLAGLPASVISRAKQVLEQIAKNSHIATGLRSGGSTKANSQSGDRSPKSSLKLAKDLPQEAQMTIFDTHSP; this is encoded by the coding sequence ATGGCTGAACTAGCTCTATCGTCGGCTCTAGTTAATCGTGCTGCCCTCACACCAATGATGCTGCACTATATCGAAATGAAGGAGCAATATCCCCATGCGGTGATGTTGTATCGATTGGGAGATTTCTTTGAAGCATTTTTTGAGGATGCAGAACTAATTTCGCGGGAATTGGAATTAGTGCTAACGGGGCGTGATGGTGGTAAAGCGATCGGGCGCATCGCCATGGCAGGAATTCCGCACCATGCCCTCGATCGCTATGCTAATCAGTTAGTTGAAAAAGGCTACTCGATCGCCGTTTGCGATCAGATGGAAGCAGCTTCAGAGGCACAAGGTCTAGTAAGGCGCGAAGTTACAAGGGTAATTACCCCCGGAACCGTGATCGAAGAGGGAATGCTGGCGGCGAAAAAAAATAATTTTTTGGTGGCGATCGCTAATGGGGGCGAAAATTGGGGCTTAGCCTATACCGATATTTCCACAGGTGAGTTTTCGGTCACCCAGTTAAATAGCACTGAACATTTAATTCAAGAATTATTACGTTTACAACCTGCGGAAGTTCTTATTCCCATTGATGTTCCTAATCCACAATTGTTTCGTGGTTATAAGGCGGAGAAAACGCAAGCTTTTTGGGAAGGAATTTCCCAAACAAAACAATCGAGTTTACCTGAACCCTATAACGCCTTACCTGAAAGCTTTTGCTACACGCCGCGATCGCAATCTGCCTTTGCCTTAGCTGAAGCCAAACAGAGAATTCTCGATACCTTTAGAGTGCGATCGCTTGAGGGCTTTGGCTGTAAGTCTTTACCTCTAGCAATTAGAGCCGCAGGAGGGATTTTAGAATATCTGGAATCCACTCAAAAAAGCGTAAAAATGCCATTGCAAGGGATTTCCACCTATGCGATCGCTGATTACTTAATTCTGGATAATCAAACACGCCGCAATCTCGAAATTACGCAAACCGTGCGTGACGGCACTTACTATAGTTCACTCCTATGGGCGCTAGACAAAACCACCACGGGCATGGGTAGCCGAGCCTTGCGCCGTTGGCTATTGCAACCACTTAAAGATATCAACGCGATCAATGAACGTCTCGATACAATTACAGAACTCCTAAAGCAACATTCTCTACGCAAGAACTTAAGAAGTTGTCTGAGTCAAATCTATGACATCGAGCGTTTATGTAGTCGAATTGGTGCAGGTACAGCAAATGGACGCGATTTAATTGCTGTCGCAGTATCACTAGAAAGAATGCGTGATGTTGCGGATGTGGTGGCGAGATCCAATTCTCGATATTTAAAAGCTTTGCAGTCCGTACCATCGGAACTATTACAACTGGGGGATCAATTACAAAGAACTCTCGTTGAAGAACCGCCAATTTACATTACCGAAGGAAATATTATTCGTTCAGGAGTCAATGAACAACTTGATCGCCTGCGCCAACAAAGTCGCGATGATGTGGAATGGTTAGCAACTTTTGAGAAGCAGGAAAAGGAACGCACTGGTATTAATACGCTCAAAGTTGGCTTTAATAAAGCTTTTGGCTATTACATCAGTATCTCTCGTGGCAAGAGTGAACAAGCTCCTGCTGATTACATCCGTAAGCAAACCCTGACTAATGAAGAGCGTTATATTACACCTGAACTAAAAGAGCGCGAAACAAGGATTCTTAATTCCGATAGTGAATTGAAGCAATTGGAATATGATCTGTTTGTGGAGTTAAGGTTACTCACCGCTAAACATATTGAACCAATGCGAACCCTCGCCGCCGCCCTCGCTGCTGCCGATGTGTTGTGTAGTCTCGCTGAAGTTGCTGTGACCTATAACTATTGTCGTCCCCAAATTACCAGCGATCGCGCGATCGCTATTCACAACGGTCGTCATCCCGTAGTTGAGCAGTCCCTTCCCGCAGGTTTCTTTGTTCCTAATTCTACCTATTTAGGTCATGAAGTCCAGAATCCAGACTGCCCAGATTTAATCGTCTTAACAGGGCCAAACATGAGCGGCAAAAGTATCTATTTGCGGCAAGTGGGACTAATTCAATTAATGGCGCAAGTAGGCAGTTTTGTCCCTGCGGAATCCGCAACGTTAGGTGTATGCGATCGCATATTTACCCGTGTCGGTGCAGTGGATGATCTTGCCACAGGTCAATCCACTTTCATGGTGGAAATGAATGAAACCGCAAATATTCTCAATCATGCAAAGGATCATTCATTGGTATTACTCGATGAAATTGGGCGCGGTACTTCCACCTTTGATGGCATGGCGATCGCTTGGTCAGTCGCTGAATATATCGCCAATAAGATCAAAGCACGCGGTATTTTTGCTACCCATTACCATGAACTCAATGAACTCGCGAGTCTGCTTCCCAATGTTGCCAATTTCCAAGTTACGGTCAAAGAACTAGAAGATGAAATCATTTTCTTACATCAAGTCCAAGAAGGCGGCGCAGATCGTTCCTATGGTATTGAGGTGGGGCGTTTAGCAGGGTTGCCTGCGAGTGTGATTAGTCGTGCTAAGCAAGTTTTAGAACAAATTGCTAAAAATAGTCACATTGCTACGGGCTTGAGATCAGGTGGATCGACTAAAGCAAATAGTCAATCAGGCGATCGCTCACCAAAGTCTTCATTAAAATTGGCTAAAGATTTACCCCAAGAAGCGCAAATGACAATTTTTGATACTCATTCTCCATAG
- a CDS encoding isoaspartyl peptidase/L-asparaginase, whose amino-acid sequence MQPKIIIHGGAGSTVESKGGYEPVRKSLFAVLENVYPMLLDGVKAIDAVVKACQMLEDDPRFNAGTGSVLQSDGQVRMSASIMDGDRQSFSGVINTARVKNPIDLAKHLQTSDDRVLSDYGSAELTRELGIPIYNPLTDERLAEWVEERKTNFTRKMADVAMGTIGAVVLDQYGSICVGTSTGGRGFERIGRVSDSATPAGNYATKFAGVSCTGVGEDILDEGFATRVVVRVTDGMTLQQAVEKSINEAKSRDRDFGAICLDATGAIAWGKTCPVLFAAYHDGEKMQDTL is encoded by the coding sequence ATGCAACCAAAAATCATCATTCATGGCGGTGCGGGTAGCACTGTCGAAAGTAAAGGCGGCTATGAACCTGTCCGCAAATCTCTATTTGCGGTTCTGGAAAACGTTTATCCGATGCTCCTTGATGGCGTGAAAGCGATCGATGCTGTCGTCAAGGCTTGTCAAATGCTCGAAGACGATCCGCGATTTAATGCGGGGACTGGATCGGTTTTACAGTCCGATGGTCAAGTGCGGATGAGTGCTTCGATTATGGACGGCGATCGCCAAAGTTTTAGCGGTGTCATCAATACCGCAAGAGTCAAAAATCCCATTGATCTCGCTAAGCATTTGCAGACTAGCGACGATCGCGTTCTCTCTGATTACGGCTCGGCGGAACTCACTCGCGAATTAGGCATTCCGATTTACAATCCCCTCACCGATGAACGTCTTGCCGAATGGGTAGAGGAGCGCAAAACTAACTTCACTCGCAAAATGGCAGATGTGGCGATGGGAACTATCGGCGCAGTGGTCTTGGATCAATATGGCAGCATTTGCGTGGGGACATCCACAGGTGGACGTGGCTTTGAGCGTATTGGTAGAGTTAGCGACTCGGCAACCCCTGCGGGTAACTATGCCACTAAATTTGCTGGTGTAAGCTGTACGGGTGTCGGTGAAGACATTCTTGATGAAGGCTTTGCGACTAGAGTGGTGGTGCGTGTTACTGATGGTATGACACTTCAGCAAGCTGTCGAAAAATCAATCAATGAAGCGAAAAGTCGCGATCGCGATTTTGGTGCAATTTGTCTGGATGCTACGGGGGCGATCGCATGGGGCAAGACCTGTCCCGTATTGTTCGCTGCATACCATGATGGCGAAAAGATGCAAGATACACTTTAA
- a CDS encoding NAD(P)/FAD-dependent oxidoreductase, which translates to MKDVIVIGAGMAGLTCAQQLKQAGLDVTIVEKSAGVGGRMATRRLQGTWVDHGAQLISVKSDSFGRFVRKLQEKGIVQEWTRNVYQLSSSGLRPPDADARHARYCCPRGMTAIAKSLAMEIPIINNARIVGVSHNDTKWQLVTDRQETLETSAIISTIPAPQFLPLFEEVLTLAPSFLQAVQSVKFAPSVTIMAGYNASNSVPSEWQAIRCIDDPILDWISYDSSKHADKAIQPVFVLQSTAEFAKQSMEEPDLEIAGKPLLNQVGRLLAKWLASPEWWQVHRWRYALAEESLGVSCLSTAIPLALVCAGDWCAGKNIEAAYHSGIAAAESAIELLKV; encoded by the coding sequence ATGAAAGATGTAATTGTGATCGGCGCAGGGATGGCAGGATTAACCTGCGCTCAACAACTAAAGCAAGCGGGGCTAGATGTCACCATTGTTGAGAAGTCAGCAGGTGTGGGCGGACGAATGGCAACTAGACGTTTGCAAGGTACTTGGGTCGATCATGGCGCACAACTCATATCTGTGAAAAGTGACAGTTTCGGGAGATTTGTTCGCAAACTCCAAGAAAAAGGCATTGTTCAAGAGTGGACGCGCAATGTCTATCAACTATCGTCATCTGGCTTGCGTCCTCCTGATGCCGATGCCAGACATGCACGCTATTGCTGCCCAAGAGGAATGACGGCGATCGCCAAATCCCTTGCCATGGAAATTCCGATCATTAACAATGCTCGCATCGTTGGGGTCAGCCACAACGATACCAAATGGCAATTAGTAACTGATCGCCAAGAAACTCTCGAAACTTCGGCGATTATTTCAACCATACCCGCCCCTCAATTTTTACCTTTATTTGAAGAGGTTCTGACCTTAGCACCGAGCTTTCTGCAAGCTGTCCAATCAGTCAAATTTGCCCCCAGTGTGACGATCATGGCTGGTTACAATGCCAGTAACTCAGTGCCATCCGAGTGGCAAGCAATTAGATGTATCGATGATCCCATTCTTGATTGGATTAGCTACGACAGTAGCAAACATGCAGACAAAGCCATACAACCTGTCTTTGTCTTGCAAAGTACTGCCGAATTTGCCAAACAATCAATGGAGGAGCCTGATTTGGAAATCGCGGGTAAGCCTTTGCTCAATCAAGTGGGGAGACTATTGGCAAAATGGCTAGCTAGCCCCGAATGGTGGCAAGTGCATCGTTGGCGCTACGCGCTCGCCGAAGAGTCTTTAGGGGTTTCTTGCCTATCCACAGCGATTCCTTTGGCGCTTGTCTGTGCAGGTGACTGGTGTGCTGGCAAAAATATTGAAGCTGCTTATCATTCAGGTATTGCCGCCGCAGAGTCAGCGATCGAATTACTCAAAGTTTAA
- a CDS encoding Uma2 family endonuclease: MIQALAKSNNEHIVRQFVTWEKFQALESAFADIDGVRLIYCEGVLEIVGIGRLHEMICSLLGALLISYFTLKRIRFVSTGAYTQSLQGRTKFQADLSYNFDTEKEISDLCIEVVVTSGNVAKLRKYQLLEVPEVWFWEDGKISIFCLQDGDYVESSHSLCLPDLDIGHLEQCLLMDSQLDAMLALADRYK, encoded by the coding sequence ATGATCCAAGCTTTAGCTAAGTCTAATAACGAACATATTGTTAGGCAGTTCGTAACGTGGGAAAAGTTTCAAGCCTTAGAATCTGCTTTTGCGGATATTGATGGTGTGCGCCTGATTTATTGTGAGGGAGTGTTAGAAATTGTGGGTATTGGACGACTGCATGAAATGATCTGTAGTTTGCTTGGGGCATTGCTAATTTCATATTTCACGCTCAAGCGCATTCGGTTTGTGTCTACTGGCGCATATACGCAGTCATTGCAAGGACGCACCAAATTTCAAGCAGATTTGTCCTATAACTTTGATACAGAAAAAGAGATTTCGGATTTGTGTATTGAGGTGGTGGTGACGAGTGGTAATGTCGCTAAGCTTAGAAAATATCAATTGCTAGAGGTTCCTGAAGTTTGGTTTTGGGAAGATGGGAAGATTAGTATTTTTTGCTTGCAGGATGGGGATTATGTGGAGAGTTCCCATAGTTTATGTTTGCCTGATTTGGATATTGGGCATTTGGAACAATGTCTGTTGATGGATTCTCAGTTAGATGCAATGTTGGCTTTGGCTGATAGATACAAATAG
- a CDS encoding adenylosuccinate synthase has product MANVIVIGAQWGDEGKGKITDLLSRSADVVVRYQGGNNAGHTVVVGDRTFKLHLIPSGILYPKTECIIASGTVIDPKVLLEEVDRLKDLGISTENLFIAETAHVTMPYHRVLDRASEDQRAEHKIGTTGRGIGPTYADKSERVGIRMIDLMDEKRLAKKLRWAIEQKNIVLQKLYNLEPLDAEAIIEEYRGYADRLRPHVVDASLKIDAAIRERRNILFEGAQGTLLDLDHGTYPYVTSSNPVAGGACIGAGVGPTCIDRVIGVAKAYTTRVGEGPFPTELHDEIGNHIGEIGAEFGTTTGRKRRCGWFDGVIGRYAVRINGLDCLAVTKLDVLDDLEEIKVCTAYELDGKVTRDFPSDARAFARAIPIYETLPGWKRSTSECKTVEELPTEAKEYLKFLADLTGTPIAIISLGASRGQTIIVEDPIHGPKRGLLRA; this is encoded by the coding sequence TTGGCTAATGTAATTGTTATTGGGGCACAGTGGGGTGATGAAGGTAAAGGCAAAATCACCGATTTGCTGAGCCGCTCCGCAGATGTCGTTGTTCGCTACCAAGGCGGTAATAATGCAGGACATACGGTCGTCGTTGGCGATCGCACCTTTAAGCTACACCTGATTCCTTCGGGAATCCTGTATCCCAAAACGGAATGCATCATTGCCAGTGGCACAGTGATCGATCCGAAGGTGCTTCTTGAAGAAGTGGATCGACTCAAAGATTTGGGTATATCAACAGAAAACCTATTTATTGCCGAAACCGCCCATGTGACCATGCCTTACCATCGTGTGTTAGATCGCGCCTCAGAGGATCAGCGAGCCGAACACAAAATTGGTACAACAGGGCGTGGTATCGGACCTACCTATGCTGACAAATCCGAGCGTGTAGGTATTCGGATGATTGACTTAATGGACGAAAAGCGCCTAGCTAAAAAGCTCCGTTGGGCGATCGAACAGAAAAACATTGTTTTACAAAAGCTATATAATTTAGAACCACTTGATGCCGAAGCGATCATTGAAGAATATCGCGGCTATGCCGATCGCCTCCGTCCCCACGTAGTTGATGCTTCGCTCAAGATCGACGCAGCTATCCGTGAACGTCGCAATATTTTGTTTGAAGGCGCACAGGGAACATTGCTTGACCTCGATCATGGCACATATCCCTACGTCACCTCATCAAATCCCGTTGCAGGTGGTGCTTGCATCGGCGCTGGCGTGGGACCAACCTGCATCGATCGCGTGATTGGTGTAGCCAAAGCATACACAACTCGCGTTGGGGAAGGTCCTTTTCCGACCGAGTTGCACGATGAAATTGGCAATCACATCGGCGAGATTGGTGCAGAATTTGGCACAACCACAGGGCGCAAGCGTCGTTGTGGTTGGTTTGACGGCGTAATCGGTCGTTATGCAGTGCGGATCAATGGGCTGGACTGCCTTGCGGTCACCAAGCTTGATGTACTCGACGATCTCGAAGAAATCAAAGTTTGTACCGCCTACGAACTCGATGGCAAAGTTACCCGTGACTTCCCCAGTGACGCACGAGCTTTTGCTAGAGCGATCCCCATCTATGAAACCTTACCTGGATGGAAGCGATCTACTAGCGAATGTAAAACCGTTGAAGAGTTACCCACCGAAGCCAAGGAATATCTTAAGTTTCTAGCTGACTTGACTGGGACTCCGATCGCGATCATCTCTCTAGGCGCAAGCCGAGGACAAACCATTATCGTGGAAGACCCCATTCATGGTCCAAAACGCGGTTTGTTGAGAGCTTAG
- a CDS encoding metallophosphoesterase family protein, producing the protein MALKFKFAIASDLHIALPHTIWQHPARFHLVEYSISAFEEVLSQLANLDLDFLLLPGDLTQHGEPENHQWLSERLAKLPYPVYVIAGNHDVPRIDTFDKFSPHYTKFGFEHGLSEPNKLYYECEVLPKVRLIGLNSNQFDADGQQIGWIDDEQLIWLQSVLENQDYELNLVTIHHNVLEHMHDQSRNALGKRYMLGNNERLCKVLHQANVKLVFTGHLHVQDVTYSDRYDLYDITTGSLVSYPHPYRVLNYISDAAGDRLEIESFRVKSIPEQADLLHFSREWMGNHSHPFVLRLLTHPPLNLPVELAETLTPQLRYFWAYIADGDAKFEFPNFPPVAKEYFEAFSDIPPKDNNITLVLN; encoded by the coding sequence GTGGCACTTAAGTTTAAATTTGCGATCGCCTCCGATTTGCATATCGCATTGCCCCATACGATTTGGCAACATCCTGCGCGATTTCACCTCGTTGAGTACAGCATCTCCGCCTTTGAAGAAGTGCTGTCGCAACTGGCTAACCTAGACTTAGACTTTCTACTTTTACCAGGGGATCTCACCCAGCATGGAGAACCAGAGAACCATCAATGGTTATCGGAGCGACTCGCGAAACTTCCCTATCCTGTCTATGTGATTGCGGGAAACCATGATGTACCAAGAATCGATACCTTTGATAAATTCTCTCCTCACTATACCAAGTTTGGCTTTGAGCATGGACTTAGTGAACCAAATAAACTTTATTATGAATGCGAAGTATTACCTAAAGTTCGTCTAATTGGATTGAACTCTAATCAATTTGATGCTGATGGACAACAAATTGGCTGGATCGATGATGAGCAGTTAATTTGGTTGCAATCGGTTCTTGAAAATCAAGACTATGAATTGAACTTAGTGACAATTCATCATAATGTGTTGGAACACATGCATGACCAATCCCGCAATGCTCTCGGTAAGCGCTATATGCTGGGCAATAATGAGCGGCTATGCAAAGTTTTACATCAGGCAAATGTGAAGTTAGTCTTTACTGGGCATCTCCATGTGCAGGATGTTACCTATAGCGATCGCTACGATCTCTATGACATCACTACGGGTTCTCTGGTGAGCTATCCTCACCCTTACCGCGTTCTCAATTACATTTCTGATGCAGCAGGCGATCGCCTAGAAATAGAATCTTTTCGCGTCAAGTCAATTCCTGAGCAAGCTGATCTATTACATTTCTCACGGGAATGGATGGGAAATCATTCCCATCCGTTTGTTCTGAGATTACTAACTCATCCGCCTCTCAATTTGCCTGTAGAGTTAGCGGAAACCTTAACACCACAACTTCGTTATTTTTGGGCATATATTGCTGATGGTGATGCCAAATTTGAGTTTCCTAACTTTCCGCCAGTAGCTAAAGAGTATTTTGAAGCATTTAGCGATATTCCACCCAAAGACAACAACATTACGCTAGTTCTTAACTGA
- a CDS encoding Crp/Fnr family transcriptional regulator, whose translation MTYTFSSFDLNSTHSVTDWRRSLEEIYRGRTMHTYKSGQIIPMYPHEVWVVCRGVVQLNTLHPSGDEVLVGFAVQAMPFGLPLTNLEPYQAISLSDVDLMRFTLIELEQSPQLYHGILQHLNRRLQQTEALLALVSNKRVEERLRQILLLLKQEVGIPVDGGTRLTVRLTHQHLASAISSTRVTVTRAMKLLQDEGWLKVDRDRHIVLV comes from the coding sequence ATGACATATACGTTCTCAAGTTTTGATCTTAACTCCACCCATTCTGTAACCGATTGGCGGCGATCGCTCGAAGAGATTTATCGCGGTCGTACCATGCACACTTACAAGAGTGGACAAATTATTCCCATGTATCCGCATGAAGTATGGGTGGTTTGTCGTGGTGTTGTGCAACTAAATACCCTGCATCCGTCAGGCGATGAAGTTTTGGTTGGCTTTGCAGTACAAGCAATGCCCTTTGGCTTGCCATTAACAAACCTTGAACCTTATCAAGCGATTTCCCTATCAGATGTTGACTTAATGAGGTTTACCTTAATTGAGCTAGAACAATCACCTCAGCTTTATCATGGCATTTTGCAACATCTCAATCGTCGACTTCAGCAAACGGAAGCTTTGCTAGCGCTAGTTAGTAATAAACGGGTAGAAGAGCGTCTCCGCCAAATTCTGCTTCTGCTTAAGCAAGAAGTTGGCATCCCTGTTGACGGTGGAACTCGCCTGACTGTGCGTCTTACGCACCAGCACCTTGCTAGTGCGATTAGCAGTACCCGCGTCACTGTTACTAGAGCGATGAAATTATTACAGGATGAAGGATGGTTAAAAGTCGATCGCGATCGGCATATCGTTCTTGTATAG